A window from Opitutia bacterium ISCC 52 encodes these proteins:
- a CDS encoding sulfatase translates to MKFSLYPKLFVLLFGFIVGLQAQDKPNILWLFAEDTSPWMGCYGHEVNKGHTPHIDSLANQGVLFKRAYVPAPVCSACRSALMGGMNQIRFNAHEHRSSRGKAPLFLPDGMKLLPQIMNENGYSTFNLGKTDYNFVLATEEIFTFDEKRREPIPWDKIKASQPFYGQIQTAGGKQNTRNWPADRRTDRDSVVVPADYPDTPAQREVVAEHYDSIRKDDDFIGGVIKGLKENGLWENTIVVYFGDHGANQLLRHKQMPTEGGLHVPFAVYGPEKYVPRKKIRNDLVDMLDLSATTLAWAGIPIPGNWEGQHLFCKGFKAREFVASAKDRLDHTIDRVRTIRTERYRYTRNYKTDRIFLQPQYRDGQPYNQDFHDLYQAGKLSERHAEIYFGERPAEELYDVEKDPAQMVNLINDPKLADEVQRHRELLDSWIAKGDHGEGEEKLQELLEQSTSRWAAVNPEYELVRTDHDGDGLSSEWEEAVGRDPNDGKLQFLFDNGGWQTEGWKGEGNVPNIAGYLGYLDFNLPDGEGSIVRGGLNVDAAKNSGQLEIKAKASFPVLAWLSAENEAGEVNRIAGPITLKKSKGFKDYGIDLTGNPNWKGSIQSLKLSFQGEPGVLVEIDSIKAL, encoded by the coding sequence ATGAAGTTCTCACTCTACCCTAAGCTCTTCGTTCTTCTCTTCGGTTTTATAGTAGGCCTTCAGGCGCAAGATAAACCCAATATTCTGTGGCTTTTTGCCGAGGATACATCGCCTTGGATGGGCTGTTATGGTCACGAGGTGAATAAAGGCCACACCCCGCATATCGATTCGTTGGCGAATCAGGGCGTATTGTTCAAGCGGGCTTATGTACCTGCTCCGGTTTGTTCGGCTTGTCGCTCGGCGCTTATGGGCGGGATGAACCAGATCCGATTCAATGCACATGAGCACCGGAGTTCTCGCGGAAAGGCACCCCTGTTCCTGCCAGATGGAATGAAGCTGTTGCCTCAAATCATGAATGAGAACGGCTATTCAACCTTCAATCTGGGTAAAACCGACTACAACTTCGTGTTGGCTACTGAAGAGATCTTTACCTTCGACGAAAAACGTCGTGAACCGATTCCTTGGGACAAAATCAAAGCGAGCCAACCGTTTTATGGACAGATTCAAACCGCAGGTGGAAAACAGAATACAAGGAATTGGCCGGCGGACCGCAGAACTGATCGCGACTCGGTGGTTGTTCCTGCTGATTATCCAGATACGCCCGCGCAGCGCGAAGTGGTTGCGGAGCACTACGATTCCATTCGGAAGGATGATGATTTTATCGGAGGCGTGATAAAAGGCCTCAAAGAGAATGGTCTTTGGGAGAATACCATTGTGGTTTATTTTGGTGACCACGGAGCCAATCAACTGCTTAGACACAAGCAGATGCCAACAGAGGGAGGACTACACGTTCCGTTTGCCGTCTATGGTCCTGAAAAATACGTACCCAGGAAAAAGATACGAAATGATTTAGTGGACATGCTGGACCTCTCTGCCACGACCTTGGCCTGGGCAGGTATTCCGATACCTGGAAATTGGGAAGGGCAGCATCTTTTTTGCAAGGGGTTCAAGGCGCGCGAATTCGTGGCCTCCGCAAAAGATCGCTTGGACCATACTATTGATCGGGTTCGTACTATCCGAACAGAGCGCTATCGTTATACGCGAAATTACAAAACCGATCGAATCTTTCTACAACCTCAGTATCGGGATGGTCAGCCATACAATCAGGATTTTCATGACCTCTATCAGGCAGGTAAGCTTTCAGAGCGTCACGCTGAGATCTATTTTGGAGAGCGACCAGCGGAAGAACTCTATGACGTGGAAAAGGATCCCGCTCAAATGGTGAACCTAATAAACGATCCAAAGCTTGCGGATGAAGTTCAACGTCACCGCGAGTTACTCGATTCCTGGATTGCTAAAGGTGATCATGGTGAAGGTGAAGAGAAGCTTCAGGAGTTGCTTGAACAGTCGACGAGCAGGTGGGCAGCCGTAAATCCCGAGTATGAGTTAGTGCGCACCGACCACGATGGTGATGGGCTATCGAGTGAATGGGAAGAGGCAGTTGGACGTGACCCTAACGATGGTAAGCTTCAGTTCCTTTTTGATAATGGTGGTTGGCAGACTGAAGGTTGGAAAGGCGAAGGCAATGTGCCAAACATAGCCGGTTACCTCGGCTATCTTGATTTTAATCTGCCCGATGGGGAGGGCTCTATTGTTCGCGGGGGACTCAATGTAGATGCTGCCAAGAATAGTGGTCAGCTTGAAATTAAAGCAAAAGCTTCTTTCCCTGTACTGGCATGGTTATCGGCTGAGAACGAGGCTGGGGAAGTTAATCGTATCGCAGGCCCTATAACCCTTAAAAAGAGCAAGGGATTTAAAGACTATGGCATCGACCTCACTGGCAATCCAAATTGGAAAGGATCGATCCAATCACTGAAATTATCTTTTCAGGGTGAGCCGGGTGTGTTGGTTGAGATAGATTCCATCAAAGCACTGTAA
- a CDS encoding PQQ-dependent sugar dehydrogenase — MNKLVSYLITACLIPALAHAQSRIGTGEMMDLYKQYCATCHGQNMEGGQGSSLIDGVWKYGGSDADIAKIIRNGVPEMGMIPWKDVLDEEQIRGLIILIREQKLLAETTGLLEKVKPLGGVYSTELHNFKMEKILELEGILWSINFLPDNSTLLTQRSGILWHLNDGVKTEVKGTPKVHAVGQGGLLEVTPHPDYENNGWIYLSFSEHVGAKINDKDASMTAVVRGRIKNNKWVDEEEIFRAPPQFHTIKGGHYGSRFVFKDGYLFFGIGDRQEGDPAQDLTVPHGKIHRIHDDGRVPEGNPFYNDKGAYKTIWTYGNRNPQGLDLHPLTGEIWETEHGPRGGDELNLIKPGVNYGWPVITYGMNYDGTPWTDKTHMEGMEQPVHYWLPSIATCGIDFYEGDKFPGWKNNILATGMSAEELQRIVIEDGKVTHIETLLKKQGRVREVTSAPDGSIYIALNTRTPNTGALWRMVPLPEPQWTSLFNGRDLSGWEARDGNSTVLVDDGAIVALQQDTEAFTYLATKKTYSDFILEVDVKVIGDLNSGIMLRGQSNPNFKGGNLHGYQMEIDQSERQWTGGIYEEGGRGWLYSLEGKVDAQKAYRKSEWNHYRIEAIGDHFRTWVNGVPTLNMIDGKTAEGVIAFQIHKLSKSGGGGAVYIRNARIVSEDAGNGIQGIEIPAVAMDAENTSTGAE, encoded by the coding sequence ATGAACAAACTCGTTTCTTACCTAATAACCGCATGTCTCATCCCTGCCCTCGCCCACGCACAAAGCCGTATCGGCACGGGTGAGATGATGGATCTCTACAAACAATACTGTGCTACTTGCCACGGACAGAACATGGAGGGAGGTCAAGGAAGCTCTCTGATCGATGGTGTGTGGAAATACGGTGGATCAGATGCCGACATCGCCAAAATCATTCGCAACGGCGTTCCAGAAATGGGCATGATTCCCTGGAAGGACGTCCTAGACGAAGAGCAGATTCGAGGACTCATCATTCTTATACGAGAACAAAAATTGCTCGCTGAAACCACCGGTTTACTCGAAAAGGTAAAACCCCTGGGAGGTGTCTACTCGACAGAACTTCACAACTTTAAGATGGAGAAGATCCTGGAACTTGAAGGCATCCTTTGGTCTATCAACTTCCTCCCGGACAACTCCACTTTGTTAACTCAAAGAAGCGGTATTCTGTGGCACCTGAATGATGGTGTAAAAACTGAGGTCAAAGGAACTCCCAAGGTACATGCGGTCGGCCAGGGAGGTCTACTGGAAGTTACCCCCCACCCTGACTACGAAAACAACGGATGGATCTACCTCTCATTCAGCGAACACGTAGGTGCTAAAATTAACGACAAGGACGCTTCCATGACCGCGGTCGTTCGAGGACGCATCAAAAACAACAAGTGGGTAGATGAAGAAGAGATTTTTAGAGCTCCTCCACAATTTCATACGATTAAGGGAGGTCACTACGGCTCTCGATTTGTATTCAAGGACGGATACCTTTTCTTTGGCATTGGAGACAGACAAGAAGGAGATCCAGCACAAGACCTCACAGTGCCTCATGGAAAAATCCATCGTATTCATGACGACGGCCGTGTGCCTGAAGGAAATCCTTTCTACAATGACAAGGGCGCTTACAAAACAATTTGGACCTATGGAAATCGTAATCCGCAGGGCTTGGACCTTCATCCGCTCACAGGAGAGATTTGGGAAACCGAACATGGCCCGCGGGGAGGCGATGAACTCAATCTAATAAAACCGGGAGTAAACTACGGTTGGCCAGTCATCACTTACGGCATGAACTACGACGGCACCCCATGGACCGACAAGACACACATGGAAGGCATGGAACAACCCGTGCACTACTGGCTCCCCTCTATCGCCACTTGCGGAATTGATTTTTACGAAGGAGACAAATTCCCTGGCTGGAAAAACAACATACTGGCAACCGGAATGTCTGCAGAAGAGTTGCAACGCATCGTGATCGAAGATGGCAAGGTAACGCACATCGAAACACTGCTCAAAAAACAAGGCCGCGTTCGTGAAGTTACTTCAGCCCCAGATGGCTCCATCTATATCGCTCTCAATACTCGCACCCCCAATACCGGCGCACTTTGGCGTATGGTGCCATTGCCAGAGCCACAATGGACCAGCCTGTTCAATGGACGTGATCTTAGTGGCTGGGAAGCTCGCGATGGCAACTCCACAGTCCTGGTGGACGACGGAGCAATCGTTGCTCTCCAACAAGACACCGAAGCATTCACCTACCTGGCGACCAAGAAAACCTACTCCGACTTCATCCTCGAAGTGGATGTGAAAGTCATAGGTGATTTGAACTCCGGCATTATGCTGCGTGGTCAAAGTAATCCTAATTTCAAAGGAGGAAATCTGCACGGTTACCAAATGGAAATCGACCAGTCCGAACGACAATGGACGGGTGGGATCTACGAAGAAGGCGGCAGAGGTTGGCTCTACTCACTTGAAGGAAAAGTAGACGCTCAAAAGGCGTACCGCAAATCAGAGTGGAACCACTACCGGATAGAAGCTATCGGAGATCATTTTCGCACCTGGGTCAATGGGGTGCCTACACTCAACATGATTGATGGAAAAACAGCCGAAGGTGTTATTGCTTTTCAAATACACAAACTTTCAAAATCTGGAGGCGGAGGCGCAGTGTACATTCGGAATGCGAGAATTGTATCCGAAGATGCCGGAAATGGAATTCAAGGAATTGAGATTCCAGCAGTAGCCATGGACGCTGAAAATACATCGACCGGCGCAGAATGA
- a CDS encoding aryl-sulfate sulfotransferase, translated as MIRLVIFYLLASSTIFGARGLIVNEPEAFQGYTLYTPLRSTETILLNMEGEVVHKWTSKHWPSNSAYLLANGNLLRSAKVKGNPVFGDRGPSGGRVELFDWSGNLIWDYVYSNDHHHQHHDIEPLPNGNVLILAWEHISKEEAIAAGRDPQTISDAGIHPDTVVEVKRTGRTTGEIVWRWSAWDHLVQDIDPSKDNYGTVADHPELINVNLNSRPRTDWMHTNSVDYNPVLDQIVISPRSFNELLVIDHSTTTEEARGHTGGNAGKGGDILYRWGNPMNYGAGTKADQQLFQQHDPRWVQPGQPGAGNITIFNNQRGQSTGDYSAIDEIKPPVQRSGSYQIQKGKPFGPKSPEWTYIANPATDFYSSFISGAERLPNGNTLICSGAEGIFFEVTPEGKTVWEYHNPVTLPPVGPEGPHSTFRVVRYRLGYPGVKLR; from the coding sequence ATGATTCGCCTAGTAATTTTTTACCTCTTAGCCAGTTCAACAATTTTTGGTGCCCGTGGCCTCATCGTAAACGAGCCAGAAGCATTTCAAGGGTATACGCTCTATACCCCGCTCAGATCGACTGAGACCATCCTGTTAAACATGGAAGGCGAAGTGGTTCACAAGTGGACGAGTAAACACTGGCCGTCCAATTCTGCCTATTTATTGGCCAATGGAAATCTTCTCCGATCAGCTAAAGTAAAAGGCAACCCGGTGTTTGGTGACCGAGGTCCCAGTGGAGGCCGTGTAGAGTTATTTGATTGGAGCGGAAATCTCATCTGGGACTACGTCTACTCCAATGATCATCACCATCAACACCACGATATCGAACCATTGCCCAATGGCAATGTGCTGATCTTAGCCTGGGAACACATCTCCAAAGAAGAAGCCATAGCTGCCGGTAGGGATCCCCAAACAATCTCCGACGCTGGGATTCATCCCGATACCGTCGTCGAGGTAAAACGCACCGGAAGAACTACTGGGGAAATCGTCTGGCGATGGAGCGCCTGGGATCACCTCGTCCAGGACATTGATCCTTCAAAGGACAACTACGGGACCGTGGCCGATCACCCTGAATTGATAAACGTCAATCTAAACAGTCGACCAAGAACCGACTGGATGCACACCAACAGCGTTGATTACAACCCAGTCCTTGATCAGATCGTGATTAGCCCACGCAGCTTCAACGAACTCCTTGTCATTGACCACAGCACAACAACCGAGGAGGCCCGAGGGCACACAGGCGGGAACGCCGGTAAAGGAGGCGACATACTCTATCGCTGGGGTAACCCGATGAACTACGGAGCAGGAACCAAAGCGGACCAACAGCTCTTCCAGCAACATGATCCACGTTGGGTTCAACCGGGACAACCAGGCGCTGGCAACATCACCATATTCAACAACCAGAGGGGACAATCCACAGGTGATTACTCCGCCATCGACGAAATCAAACCGCCTGTTCAGCGATCAGGAAGCTACCAGATTCAAAAAGGAAAACCATTCGGTCCCAAGTCACCGGAATGGACCTACATCGCTAACCCAGCCACCGATTTCTACTCCTCATTTATCTCCGGAGCCGAACGCCTTCCCAACGGCAACACCTTAATCTGTTCAGGCGCTGAGGGCATCTTCTTCGAAGTGACGCCAGAAGGCAAAACGGTATGGGAATACCACAACCCGGTCACCCTGCCACCAGTTGGACCTGAGGGACCCCACAGTACCTTCCGAGTCGTGCGCTATCGCTTAGGATATCCGGGAGTGAAGCTTAGATAG
- a CDS encoding SGNH/GDSL hydrolase family protein, with amino-acid sequence MRIFTLLLFVSTLGVSAETAEEAWNSLLSENFKKRGAFAFVENDPSLPNVFIYGDSISIAYTPTVRSELAGEANVYRLHVNGGDSSSIIQKVDTLRRTMKDHWGFEWDVIQFNVGLHDLKYVEGNKLDKAKGEQVTSMVEYEANLRNAIGYFVRIAPDAKLIFATTTPVPKGEPGRHVIDAGRYNRVALRVLKDYPEIEVNDLYAFTLPNQPEWWTKPGNVHFNEVGYTAQGKEVARYVRAALGK; translated from the coding sequence ATGAGAATCTTCACCCTTCTTTTGTTTGTGTCTACCCTTGGAGTATCTGCTGAAACGGCTGAAGAAGCCTGGAATAGTCTCCTGAGTGAAAACTTTAAAAAGCGTGGGGCGTTTGCATTCGTCGAAAATGACCCAAGTTTGCCGAATGTTTTTATTTATGGGGATTCGATCTCCATTGCTTACACGCCTACGGTGCGGTCTGAATTAGCAGGTGAGGCCAATGTCTATCGCTTGCATGTGAATGGGGGCGACTCATCTTCGATAATCCAAAAAGTGGATACGCTTCGAAGGACGATGAAGGATCATTGGGGTTTTGAGTGGGACGTGATTCAGTTTAATGTGGGATTGCACGATTTGAAATATGTAGAGGGGAATAAGCTGGATAAGGCAAAAGGGGAGCAGGTTACCTCGATGGTCGAGTATGAAGCTAATCTTCGAAATGCCATTGGTTACTTCGTGCGGATCGCTCCCGATGCAAAGCTGATTTTCGCAACCACGACTCCTGTTCCAAAGGGAGAGCCGGGTCGTCACGTGATCGATGCTGGTCGCTACAACCGGGTAGCATTACGAGTATTGAAAGACTACCCGGAAATTGAAGTGAATGACCTTTACGCGTTTACTCTACCTAACCAACCAGAGTGGTGGACCAAGCCCGGCAATGTGCACTTCAATGAAGTAGGCTACACCGCTCAGGGGAAAGAAGTCGCTCGGTATGTTAGAGCGGCGCTGGGTAAATAG
- a CDS encoding endonuclease/exonuclease/phosphatase family protein: MFPNKAASIRTVISLVCLLLIAPFMAEAKNPSIKVMSFNIRNGVAKDGENAWPLRQDFVVETIRMFDPDLLGLQEVHGFQADFLREQLPEYGYFGVAREADLTSGEYVPVMYKRDRFEPVDEGYFWLSETPEVPGSKSWDSALPRLATWIMIKDRKSGGNSMIFGNTHFDHRGTEARLESAKLIRKRIDSVLPDIPVIVTGDFNTDEQLDPYAALVTSNGDSGAPLIDTYRVIHPQVRDLEGTFSAFTGERARNRIDWILTSQGFVTLNATINYTQENGRYPSDHYPVEATVRLK, from the coding sequence ATGTTCCCCAATAAAGCTGCCTCTATTCGCACTGTTATTAGCCTTGTTTGCTTACTATTAATTGCTCCGTTCATGGCTGAGGCGAAAAATCCTTCCATCAAAGTCATGAGTTTCAACATACGAAACGGCGTGGCCAAGGACGGTGAGAATGCCTGGCCACTCAGGCAGGACTTTGTTGTCGAAACTATCCGTATGTTCGATCCCGACCTGCTCGGCCTGCAGGAAGTTCATGGCTTTCAAGCTGATTTTTTGAGAGAACAACTCCCTGAATACGGCTACTTTGGCGTTGCTCGGGAAGCCGACTTAACATCGGGAGAGTATGTCCCTGTCATGTATAAACGCGATCGATTCGAACCAGTAGACGAAGGGTACTTTTGGCTCAGCGAGACTCCGGAAGTACCGGGCAGCAAGAGTTGGGACTCGGCGCTGCCTCGACTTGCAACCTGGATTATGATCAAGGATCGAAAAAGCGGAGGCAACAGCATGATATTCGGAAACACGCACTTCGACCACCGTGGCACAGAGGCCAGACTGGAATCAGCCAAGCTGATCCGCAAACGCATTGACAGCGTGCTACCCGATATTCCCGTTATCGTAACCGGAGATTTCAATACCGATGAGCAACTCGATCCTTACGCAGCGCTCGTTACCTCAAACGGAGACAGCGGGGCTCCACTGATCGATACTTACCGAGTCATTCATCCTCAAGTGCGAGATCTGGAGGGAACTTTCAGTGCTTTTACGGGAGAACGTGCCCGTAATAGGATCGATTGGATCCTGACCAGTCAGGGTTTTGTCACACTCAACGCCACCATCAATTATACCCAGGAAAATGGCCGATACCCTTCAGATCACTACCCTGTGGAAGCAACGGTTCGCTTAAAATAG
- a CDS encoding MBL fold metallo-hydrolase, translated as MKFIYPTLLALIISVQIIAQSNGANQVNIKTTHIAGSVHMLEGRGGNIGICIGEDGVFMVDDQFSTLTEKVVTAIRGISGKPIEFVVNTHLHGDHVGGNENLAAMGVKIIAHDLVRDRLKHRTVNRQTGELGRGAPDAALPHITYDRKLTFHYNGEEIHIIKMYPAHTDGDSIVHFTGSNVIHAGDVFRTTTYPVVDLNHGGTFRGTLSTLAYIIDIADDDTIIIPGHGVPSSKADIIKWRKMLMTIASRIQQSVDTGDKLEEALARNPGLEFNDRWAAEQGWASTRTFMTTIYTELSQ; from the coding sequence ATGAAATTCATCTACCCCACCCTCCTTGCTCTTATTATCAGCGTTCAAATAATTGCCCAGAGCAATGGCGCAAACCAAGTAAACATCAAGACCACGCATATCGCCGGCTCTGTTCATATGCTTGAAGGTCGAGGTGGGAATATCGGGATTTGCATAGGAGAAGATGGCGTATTTATGGTCGACGACCAATTTTCTACACTCACAGAGAAAGTCGTTACGGCCATCCGAGGCATTTCAGGAAAACCGATAGAGTTTGTCGTCAATACGCATTTGCACGGTGACCATGTAGGAGGGAACGAAAATCTGGCAGCCATGGGAGTGAAAATAATTGCCCATGATCTGGTTCGGGATCGCTTGAAACACCGGACTGTTAATCGGCAAACAGGAGAACTGGGACGAGGAGCTCCGGATGCAGCCCTTCCCCATATTACTTACGATCGAAAGCTCACCTTCCACTACAATGGCGAGGAGATACACATCATTAAAATGTACCCTGCTCATACCGATGGGGATAGCATTGTTCATTTTACAGGTTCCAACGTCATTCATGCAGGAGACGTATTTCGCACCACCACCTACCCTGTGGTTGATTTAAATCACGGCGGAACCTTTCGCGGAACCCTTTCTACGCTCGCTTATATAATCGATATCGCTGATGACGATACGATCATCATACCTGGGCACGGAGTACCATCCTCCAAGGCAGACATCATCAAATGGCGCAAAATGCTCATGACCATCGCTAGTCGCATTCAACAAAGCGTAGATACCGGCGACAAATTGGAAGAAGCACTCGCCAGAAATCCAGGGCTTGAGTTCAACGACCGCTGGGCTGCGGAGCAAGGCTGGGCTTCGACGAGGACGTTTATGACGACGATCTATACTGAATTAAGCCAATAG
- a CDS encoding ThuA domain-containing protein, with protein MSLKICRFLALFLSLATAIAYGKDKTVLFLAGEPSHGWNAHEFVAGSELLASCLNEADIGVQATVSQGWPTDSTLLEDVDAIVIYTDGEDLHVAKGQTEELEKLHKAGTGIVVLHYALEGADQEMNEFYLDSIGGYFEVDWSVNPQWELREVTLGDHPVNNGVSPYLTEDEWYFNMRFRKGMKGITPVLSTQATENELGQDGPRSGNAALRKALQDQVPQHLAWVSENRGKGRGFALTGGNFHHNWSQDDFRKQVLNGISWAAGVKIPTEGVSSSVSGLIRYKAISEAIARNDIEDVKRHLEKTPDIVNTPGRSKMTPLHEAIMRKRPEAALMLLKAGGDPNVLTSRSQTAMHLAIDRDLPVVAAAIIKVGVDYGVRDSQGWTTLHLAGAKNRNTITKLLIDGGADVKRLSAAGGTPLHEAAVGGDAELINMLLDAGVDPSVVSDHKTTALDIAKEYENEVAVKILSEISE; from the coding sequence ATGAGTTTAAAGATCTGCAGGTTCCTGGCCCTATTCCTTTCCCTTGCCACGGCCATCGCTTACGGAAAAGACAAAACAGTTCTCTTCCTCGCCGGTGAACCCAGTCATGGTTGGAATGCCCACGAATTTGTCGCAGGTAGCGAATTACTAGCTTCATGCCTCAACGAGGCCGACATCGGAGTTCAGGCAACAGTGAGCCAAGGATGGCCTACAGATTCAACCCTACTAGAAGATGTAGATGCCATCGTAATTTATACAGATGGTGAAGATCTTCACGTAGCCAAAGGCCAGACCGAAGAGCTGGAAAAGCTGCATAAAGCTGGCACCGGCATTGTCGTGCTTCATTACGCTCTGGAAGGAGCCGATCAAGAGATGAACGAATTCTACCTGGATTCAATAGGTGGCTATTTTGAAGTCGATTGGTCCGTTAACCCACAATGGGAACTTCGAGAAGTAACACTAGGGGATCATCCAGTGAATAATGGAGTGAGCCCCTACCTGACTGAAGACGAATGGTATTTTAACATGCGATTCCGCAAGGGCATGAAGGGAATCACACCCGTGCTTTCCACTCAAGCTACCGAAAATGAACTGGGTCAGGATGGCCCTCGTTCCGGCAACGCTGCCTTGCGCAAAGCACTTCAAGATCAAGTTCCTCAGCATCTGGCTTGGGTATCGGAAAACCGAGGTAAAGGAAGAGGCTTTGCCCTCACAGGTGGGAACTTTCATCATAATTGGTCACAAGATGATTTCAGAAAACAGGTGCTGAATGGCATAAGCTGGGCTGCCGGAGTTAAGATTCCAACTGAGGGCGTGTCCTCCTCTGTCTCAGGGCTCATTCGCTATAAAGCCATTAGCGAAGCTATCGCTCGGAACGACATCGAGGATGTAAAACGCCATCTGGAAAAAACACCGGATATTGTGAATACACCGGGTCGTTCCAAAATGACACCTCTTCACGAGGCCATCATGCGCAAGCGTCCCGAAGCGGCTTTGATGCTTCTGAAAGCAGGTGGTGATCCCAACGTTCTGACTTCCCGTAGCCAAACAGCAATGCACCTGGCTATCGATCGCGACTTACCCGTGGTCGCAGCCGCCATCATCAAGGTAGGCGTCGATTACGGAGTGCGCGATAGCCAAGGTTGGACAACCCTCCATTTGGCAGGGGCGAAAAATCGAAATACGATTACCAAATTACTCATCGATGGAGGTGCCGATGTGAAGCGACTAAGCGCAGCTGGAGGCACGCCCTTGCACGAAGCAGCAGTCGGAGGAGATGCTGAACTCATCAACATGCTTCTCGATGCAGGAGTCGACCCCTCTGTGGTTTCAGATCACAAAACAACCGCGCTGGACATCGCCAAAGAATACGAGAACGAAGTAGCCGTTAAAATTCTCAGTGAAATTTCTGAATAG
- a CDS encoding sugar phosphate isomerase/epimerase — MNRRDFIRTSAITGLAASTSLDPQLMAAHHKSKRKFTINFVGGALGIKADQKRSIELASKYGFESVEAQSSYLAGLSKGQLSDLKGDMKDKNLVWGSSGLPVDFRKDRAKFEEGLKELPRLAAGLKRAGLTRVNTWLMPSHTDLTYNENFKQHTRRLWEVAKILQDNDLRLGFEYVGTTTLLIRAKYPFVHTLAETQELCAAIGTTNVGYVLDSWHWWQAGDSADAIKKLDPASITLVDLNDAPKGVEKQQQQDGQRELPMATGVIDLKPFMEALIHIGYEGPARAEPFNQPLRDLDDDDASKATIKALKKAVALVE; from the coding sequence ATGAACCGAAGAGATTTTATTCGCACCTCAGCAATCACTGGACTCGCTGCCTCCACTTCACTCGACCCACAACTCATGGCCGCTCATCACAAGTCGAAGCGCAAATTCACGATTAACTTCGTCGGAGGCGCCCTGGGCATCAAAGCCGACCAAAAGCGCTCAATTGAATTAGCTTCAAAATACGGATTCGAATCCGTGGAAGCACAGTCGAGTTACCTCGCTGGATTGAGTAAAGGTCAGCTCAGCGACCTGAAGGGCGACATGAAGGACAAGAATCTGGTTTGGGGCAGCTCAGGTCTACCGGTTGATTTCCGCAAAGACCGAGCCAAATTCGAAGAGGGATTAAAGGAGCTACCACGGCTGGCAGCAGGATTGAAGCGTGCAGGTCTAACTCGGGTAAACACCTGGCTTATGCCCAGTCATACCGACCTTACCTACAATGAAAACTTTAAACAGCATACACGTCGCCTTTGGGAAGTGGCTAAGATCCTTCAAGACAACGATCTTCGCCTCGGCTTTGAATACGTCGGAACCACTACCCTGCTCATCCGGGCCAAGTATCCATTCGTCCATACTCTGGCGGAAACCCAAGAACTTTGCGCCGCCATCGGCACCACCAATGTCGGTTATGTCTTGGATTCATGGCACTGGTGGCAAGCAGGTGATAGCGCCGATGCGATCAAAAAGCTCGACCCAGCCAGTATAACGCTCGTCGACCTGAACGACGCTCCCAAAGGAGTTGAGAAACAGCAGCAACAAGATGGACAACGCGAGTTGCCCATGGCGACTGGAGTCATCGACCTCAAACCCTTTATGGAAGCTCTTATCCACATTGGCTACGAAGGCCCGGCTCGTGCCGAGCCTTTCAATCAACCCCTTCGCGACCTGGATGACGACGACGCAAGCAAGGCGACTATCAAGGCCTTGAAGAAGGCTGTGGCGTTGGTGGAGTAA